One region of Turicibacter bilis genomic DNA includes:
- a CDS encoding alpha/beta-type small acid-soluble spore protein, producing the protein MSNQSNSNKLVVPGAQAAIDNMKAEIANEFGVQLGADATARQNGSVGGEITKRLVAMAQQQLGQTK; encoded by the coding sequence ATGTCAAACCAATCAAATAGCAATAAATTAGTCGTACCAGGTGCACAAGCAGCAATCGATAACATGAAAGCAGAGATTGCCAATGAATTTGGTGTTCAATTAGGAGCAGATGCAACAGCTCGTCAAAATGGTTCAGTTGGTGGAGAAATCACTAAACGATTAGTAGCGATGGCTCAACAACAATTAGGACAAACAAAATAG
- a CDS encoding alpha/beta-type small acid-soluble spore protein — MSNQSNNNRLVVPGAQAAIDNMKAEIANEFGVQLGADTTARQNGSVGGEITKRLVAMAQQQLGQTK; from the coding sequence ATGTCAAACCAATCAAACAACAATAGATTAGTCGTACCAGGTGCACAAGCAGCAATCGATAACATGAAAGCAGAGATTGCTAATGAATTTGGTGTTCAATTAGGAGCAGATACAACAGCTCGTCAAAATGGTTCAGTTGGTGGAGAAATCACTAAACGCTTAGTAGCGATGGCTCAACAACAATTAGGACAAACAAAATAA
- a CDS encoding DUF402 domain-containing protein, whose amino-acid sequence MNYPEIGQTVEIHSYKHNSKIHRIWHETTILDISDEVVIGANNKTLVMEADGRTWYTREPAVCYFYTQYWFNVLCMLRKDGVYFYCNLSSPFVYDQQTIKYIDYDLDVKVFPDLSYRILDEDEYHKHSNEMGYSLEVQEIIKQQLDILINMIETRRGPFAPGFAEHWYYVYKNRLLKR is encoded by the coding sequence GTGAATTATCCGGAAATTGGTCAAACAGTTGAAATACATAGTTATAAACATAACTCTAAAATTCATAGAATATGGCATGAAACTACAATTTTAGATATTTCAGATGAAGTTGTAATTGGGGCAAATAATAAAACATTAGTTATGGAAGCTGATGGGAGAACGTGGTATACACGAGAGCCAGCAGTCTGCTATTTCTATACCCAATATTGGTTTAATGTTTTATGTATGCTTCGTAAGGATGGGGTTTACTTCTATTGTAATTTAAGTTCCCCATTTGTTTACGATCAACAAACGATTAAATATATAGATTATGATTTAGATGTAAAAGTTTTTCCGGATTTAAGTTATAGGATTTTAGATGAGGATGAATATCACAAACATAGTAATGAAATGGGATATTCATTAGAGGTTCAAGAAATTATTAAGCAACAATTAGATATTCTTATAAATATGATTGAAACACGACGTGGGCCATTTGCACCTGGTTTTGCAGAACATTGGTACTACGTATATAAGAATCGATTATTGAAAAGGTGA
- a CDS encoding ATP-binding protein — MKKILGCIRKADRDFSLIEDGDKIAVGVSGGKDSMALLYALHLYQKFAPVKFELVGITLKLGFPGMDFNPVVEFCEKHGIEYHLVDTEVYEILKLNGTPDGKIPCSLCSKFKKAILIKKGTELGCNKISMAHHADDAVETLVMNTIYNGFLSTFKPKMYLDRTDVTFIRPLVYCYEDDIIAAANRHVPIVPSTCPMDKHTSREDVKQLLKKLYAEFPMAKQNMLNALSNGDRVSLFNDFNDKE, encoded by the coding sequence ATGAAAAAGATCTTAGGTTGTATCCGAAAAGCAGATCGAGATTTTTCTTTAATCGAAGATGGTGATAAAATCGCTGTTGGGGTAAGTGGTGGAAAAGATAGTATGGCGTTATTATACGCTCTACATTTATATCAAAAGTTTGCTCCTGTTAAGTTTGAGTTAGTGGGGATTACGTTAAAGCTAGGTTTCCCTGGCATGGATTTTAATCCTGTTGTTGAATTCTGTGAGAAACATGGAATTGAGTATCATTTAGTAGATACTGAAGTTTATGAAATCTTAAAGTTAAATGGAACTCCAGATGGAAAGATTCCTTGCTCACTATGCTCTAAGTTCAAGAAGGCTATCTTAATTAAGAAAGGCACTGAGCTTGGATGTAATAAGATTTCGATGGCGCATCATGCTGATGATGCAGTTGAGACGTTAGTAATGAATACAATTTACAACGGGTTCTTATCAACATTCAAACCAAAAATGTACTTAGATCGTACAGACGTAACGTTTATTCGTCCACTTGTTTATTGCTATGAAGATGATATTATTGCGGCAGCAAATCGTCATGTTCCTATTGTGCCAAGTACTTGCCCTATGGATAAGCACACAAGTCGCGAAGATGTGAAGCAATTATTAAAGAAATTATATGCTGAGTTCCCAATGGCAAAACAAAATATGTTAAATGCATTATCTAATGGAGATCGTGTTTCATTATTTAATGATTTCAATGATAAAGAATAA
- a CDS encoding DUF1189 family protein, translating to MKRLKLMLETTYSIDAVFALRKTPILISLLFLIILSFMQMTPFAFILIGDAPYRWDQKIWQLTETDQDRFVDSLPVGCGVQSGTLTCSEFAEINLSNGVKVLFNGDVNEVNNGVVFNQDHLVFVEQDRQYEVGYSYFEGVNFDDASYEDVFGRVASSIKPMFVVPFVLGAYQTGVLSTFVFTFVVAALSMLLKFGHTSFLSYKEVLNIVIYSSTFPCVMALVVGMFNVGLTMLIYNIGAPLVAYFVYRRRVIPYLVGNQEQGN from the coding sequence ATGAAAAGGTTAAAGTTGATGTTAGAGACGACGTATTCAATTGATGCAGTATTTGCTCTAAGAAAAACACCGATTTTAATTAGTTTGTTATTTTTAATTATTTTATCTTTTATGCAGATGACGCCATTTGCATTTATTTTAATTGGTGATGCGCCGTATCGTTGGGACCAAAAGATTTGGCAGTTAACAGAAACGGATCAAGATCGTTTTGTGGATTCTCTTCCAGTGGGATGTGGTGTGCAAAGTGGTACGTTGACATGTTCTGAATTTGCTGAGATTAATTTGAGTAATGGGGTTAAGGTGTTATTTAACGGAGATGTAAATGAAGTAAATAATGGTGTTGTTTTCAATCAGGATCATCTAGTTTTTGTTGAACAAGATAGACAATATGAAGTTGGTTATTCTTATTTTGAAGGAGTAAATTTTGATGATGCGAGTTATGAGGATGTTTTTGGTCGTGTAGCTTCTTCAATTAAGCCAATGTTTGTTGTGCCATTTGTGTTAGGGGCTTATCAGACAGGTGTGTTATCAACGTTTGTCTTTACGTTCGTAGTGGCTGCTTTATCGATGTTATTGAAGTTTGGGCATACGAGTTTCTTATCATATAAGGAAGTTTTAAATATTGTGATTTATTCATCAACATTCCCATGTGTGATGGCTTTAGTTGTAGGAATGTTCAATGTAGGTTTGACAATGCTCATTTATAATATTGGTGCACCACTTGTAGCTTACTTTGTCTATAGACGTCGAGTCATTCCATATTTAGTCGGAAATCAAGAACAAGGCAACTAG
- a CDS encoding thioredoxin family protein, which yields MEKINQNLMNVDYESLKEIWKQECLVITLAYTPTCGTCHVAKKMLQVIKAAMPDLNMTQINLNYYGDMAIDLEIMSVPCIMIHKKGKCVEKIYAFESVPFLYKKITSYL from the coding sequence ATGGAAAAAATAAATCAAAACTTAATGAATGTAGACTATGAAAGTCTAAAAGAGATTTGGAAACAGGAGTGCTTAGTGATTACATTAGCCTATACTCCAACATGTGGGACATGTCATGTTGCAAAAAAAATGTTACAAGTAATTAAAGCAGCCATGCCGGATCTTAACATGACACAAATAAACTTAAATTACTATGGGGATATGGCGATTGACCTTGAAATAATGTCAGTGCCTTGCATAATGATTCATAAAAAAGGAAAGTGCGTTGAAAAAATCTATGCATTTGAATCTGTACCATTTTTGTATAAAAAAATAACTTCTTACCTTTAG
- a CDS encoding DUF3656 domain-containing U32 family peptidase — protein MSTIELLAPVGHREGLLAAVTNGADAIYVGGAAFGARKEAAFTNEELIEVIKFSHLHNVKVYVTVNTTIFDQELEALKEYIHFLYLNDVDAIIVQDIGVAHLVKQMYPDFELHFSTQMTLHNTKGVEFAKQFGADRVVVARENTLEEIKAMKQAADIDLEVFVHGALCVCYSGQCLMSSMIGARSGNRGACAQTCRLPYELVDLSSGETLDSNVGDFLLSPKDLKTIDEIGELIEAGVTSFKIEGRLKKPEYVATVVKAYREAIDQYVETRRVKISKQTHADMDQIFSRGFTKGFLFGDKGLNWMSADRPNHKGILIGEVVNVKGKRVTINLKSPLEVGDGLRFVGLNSKDQGLQVQKMFVKGNDVKLANPGNVDLDAPFPVSKGMKVYKTTSVSLAKRVEVTEKSVPKIDIYGEVSAKLGEPLKIMAWDNDSNMVTVETEEVFETATNTPLSQDRLKQQLEKTGSTAFSFAYININMDEGITMPISIINKIRRELLEKLEKSRTQHHAGRQRREIQPTVSNLDTTTITPQLTVSVRNIKQLQTVLNHNIETIYYKDIKTLKKAVELGTAHGVTIIPQLPRIIDDSEIEQATQIIESLPLQTIMLGEYGMYHALQNKGYTFLTDFAFNTNNVQSIQALKQLGVSQVTLSYEINQKQLRGLVKQSPLPTEMIVYTRIPMMITKHCPVKLLNQQEFCRMCLSTPFGLRDRKNKILPLLRTGNCITEIFNSQHLILIEFLSELQKMGVQSFRLEFTNENEATMTQAIHAYQTALQTGKVDSDWLAQYKNSDDYTKGHYHRGVCI, from the coding sequence ATGTCAACTATTGAATTATTAGCACCAGTTGGTCATCGTGAAGGATTACTAGCGGCCGTTACAAACGGAGCTGATGCCATCTATGTAGGTGGAGCAGCCTTTGGAGCACGAAAAGAAGCAGCATTTACAAATGAAGAACTAATCGAAGTCATTAAATTTAGCCATCTACATAACGTTAAAGTCTATGTTACTGTTAATACAACCATCTTTGATCAAGAATTAGAAGCATTAAAAGAATATATTCACTTTCTATATTTAAATGATGTCGATGCTATCATCGTTCAAGATATCGGGGTTGCTCACTTAGTCAAACAAATGTATCCAGACTTTGAACTCCACTTTAGTACCCAAATGACACTTCATAACACAAAAGGTGTCGAATTTGCTAAACAATTTGGAGCAGACCGCGTTGTTGTGGCACGTGAAAATACATTAGAAGAAATTAAAGCCATGAAACAGGCAGCGGACATTGACTTGGAAGTATTTGTTCACGGAGCTCTTTGTGTTTGTTATTCAGGACAATGTTTAATGAGTAGTATGATTGGTGCTCGAAGCGGAAACCGTGGAGCCTGTGCTCAAACATGTCGCCTTCCATACGAACTTGTCGATTTATCAAGTGGAGAAACACTTGATTCAAATGTCGGAGACTTTCTATTAAGTCCTAAAGACTTAAAAACCATTGATGAAATTGGGGAACTTATCGAAGCGGGAGTCACTTCATTTAAAATCGAAGGACGTCTAAAAAAACCAGAATATGTCGCGACAGTTGTTAAAGCTTATCGTGAAGCTATCGATCAATATGTAGAAACCCGCCGAGTTAAAATCTCAAAACAAACTCATGCAGACATGGATCAAATTTTTAGTCGTGGATTTACGAAAGGATTCTTATTTGGAGACAAAGGTCTCAATTGGATGAGCGCCGATCGTCCAAATCACAAAGGAATCTTAATCGGAGAAGTTGTTAATGTCAAAGGAAAACGAGTTACGATTAATCTTAAATCACCACTCGAAGTTGGAGACGGCTTACGCTTCGTCGGATTAAACAGCAAAGATCAAGGATTACAAGTTCAAAAAATGTTTGTTAAAGGAAATGATGTGAAACTTGCGAATCCAGGTAACGTTGATTTAGATGCACCATTCCCAGTATCAAAAGGCATGAAAGTTTATAAAACAACATCCGTTTCTTTAGCTAAACGCGTTGAAGTAACAGAAAAATCAGTTCCTAAAATTGATATCTATGGTGAAGTGAGTGCCAAACTAGGTGAACCATTAAAAATCATGGCCTGGGATAATGACTCAAACATGGTCACAGTTGAAACAGAAGAAGTGTTTGAAACAGCAACGAACACCCCATTAAGTCAAGATCGTTTAAAACAACAACTTGAAAAAACAGGAAGTACCGCATTCTCGTTTGCATACATCAATATTAATATGGATGAAGGTATTACCATGCCTATTTCAATCATTAACAAAATCCGACGTGAACTATTAGAAAAGCTTGAAAAAAGTCGTACGCAACATCATGCCGGTCGCCAACGTCGAGAAATCCAACCAACCGTTTCTAACTTAGACACAACAACCATCACCCCACAACTCACAGTTAGTGTCCGAAACATCAAACAGCTACAAACTGTCCTTAACCACAACATTGAAACCATCTATTATAAGGATATCAAAACACTGAAAAAGGCAGTTGAACTAGGAACAGCACACGGCGTAACCATCATTCCTCAACTGCCACGTATCATTGATGACTCTGAAATCGAGCAAGCAACACAAATCATCGAAAGCTTACCACTTCAAACCATCATGCTTGGTGAATACGGAATGTATCACGCCCTACAAAACAAAGGCTATACTTTCCTAACAGACTTTGCTTTTAACACAAATAACGTTCAAAGTATCCAAGCTTTAAAACAACTAGGTGTATCACAAGTCACATTATCTTATGAAATTAACCAAAAACAATTACGTGGACTCGTTAAACAATCTCCACTTCCAACAGAAATGATTGTCTACACACGTATTCCAATGATGATTACAAAGCACTGCCCAGTCAAACTTTTAAATCAACAAGAATTCTGTCGCATGTGCTTAAGCACACCATTCGGCCTACGTGACCGCAAAAATAAAATCTTACCATTACTTCGCACTGGAAACTGCATCACAGAAATCTTCAACTCACAACACCTGATTCTCATCGAATTCTTATCAGAATTACAAAAGATGGGTGTTCAAAGTTTCCGCTTAGAATTCACAAATGAAAACGAAGCAACTATGACCCAAGCAATTCATGCTTACCAAACAGCCCTTCAAACAGGTAAAGTTGATTCTGACTGGCTTGCCCAGTACAAGAACTCAGATGATTACACAAAAGGACATTACCATCGCGGAGTTTGTATATAA
- a CDS encoding DUF421 domain-containing protein, with amino-acid sequence MLQVLLSLLLAALFYVVLLICYKIMGKREVNQLSTVDVVINILIANVAAGGIVEEQYWLDALGGVLVIVALQIIMAKIQINHPKARDVVEGEPSMVIKNGSVDYGELKKLRIDLDDFMMLLRGQNIVAPEDVQYGIIEKNGKLTIFEKKLPTKTFPLALVISGQIKPKALQSLGKNEEWLMTQLENHQFYKLEQVDYLFYEEHKLVIYTKQGIQKLTLK; translated from the coding sequence ATGTTGCAAGTGTTGCTATCTTTATTATTAGCCGCCTTATTTTATGTGGTCCTACTCATATGTTATAAAATCATGGGTAAACGTGAAGTTAACCAACTAAGTACGGTAGATGTTGTTATCAATATTTTAATTGCCAATGTCGCAGCAGGTGGAATTGTTGAAGAACAATACTGGTTAGATGCACTCGGTGGTGTACTAGTTATCGTTGCTCTTCAAATTATAATGGCTAAAATTCAGATTAATCATCCCAAAGCACGTGATGTTGTTGAAGGCGAACCATCGATGGTCATTAAAAATGGAAGCGTCGATTACGGTGAATTAAAAAAACTCCGTATTGATCTCGATGACTTTATGATGCTACTTCGTGGACAAAACATAGTAGCTCCGGAAGACGTTCAGTACGGAATTATTGAGAAAAATGGGAAACTCACTATCTTTGAAAAGAAATTACCAACTAAAACTTTCCCATTAGCACTCGTTATTTCAGGACAAATCAAACCTAAGGCACTTCAAAGCTTAGGGAAGAATGAAGAGTGGTTAATGACACAATTAGAAAATCATCAATTTTATAAACTAGAGCAAGTAGATTATCTTTTTTATGAAGAACATAAACTAGTTATTTATACAAAACAAGGCATTCAAAAGCTTACATTAAAATAA
- a CDS encoding glycoside hydrolase family 1 protein: MTSFKMPKDFLWGSASAAYQVEGAYLEDGKGLSNWDQFVRIEGKTYKGTTGDVAVDHYHRFKEDVKLMAEMGLKTYRFSISWPRVIPTGNGEVNEAGLKFYEDLIDECLKYNIEPMVTIFHWDLPQALVDQYNGFEDRRIIDDFVNYSKVLFERFGSKVKYWITLNEQNVFTSLGWLTAMHPPGKFNDEKTFYQANHHAFMAHAKTVLLFKQMIPSGKIGASFSYSPSYSIDCNPINAMSKMDFDDMKNFWWMDMYAYGRYPKSTFVYLQKKGIAPQFENEDEQILKEAASKIDFMGVNYYQTSVCEYNPINGVTPYGTFNTTGVKGSGQVTGQPGLFKNPSNPYLKTTDWDWTIDPMGLRYGLREITSRYNLPIIISENGLGAFDKKEEDGSIHDPYRIAFLKEHIEELKIAMAEGCEVIAYCTWSFTDLLSWLNGYQKRYGFVYVDREEEEEGATLNRYKKDSYYWYKEVIASNGENL; the protein is encoded by the coding sequence ATGACAAGCTTTAAAATGCCGAAAGATTTTTTATGGGGGAGTGCTTCTGCTGCTTATCAAGTGGAAGGTGCTTACTTAGAAGATGGAAAGGGTCTTTCTAACTGGGATCAATTTGTTAGAATTGAAGGAAAAACATATAAAGGAACAACAGGTGATGTGGCAGTTGATCACTATCACCGTTTCAAAGAAGATGTGAAGCTCATGGCAGAAATGGGACTTAAAACGTATCGTTTTTCAATTTCATGGCCACGTGTTATTCCGACTGGAAATGGCGAAGTTAATGAAGCAGGATTAAAGTTTTATGAAGACTTAATTGATGAATGTCTAAAATATAACATTGAGCCAATGGTAACGATTTTTCATTGGGATCTTCCACAAGCTTTAGTGGATCAATATAATGGATTTGAAGATCGACGTATTATTGATGACTTTGTCAATTATTCAAAAGTTTTATTTGAGCGATTTGGAAGTAAAGTTAAGTACTGGATTACATTAAATGAACAAAATGTATTTACATCATTAGGGTGGTTAACGGCGATGCATCCACCAGGAAAATTCAATGATGAAAAAACTTTCTACCAAGCAAATCATCATGCTTTTATGGCGCATGCAAAAACAGTCTTATTATTTAAACAAATGATTCCAAGTGGAAAAATTGGAGCAAGTTTTTCTTATAGTCCGAGTTATTCAATCGATTGTAATCCAATCAATGCAATGTCTAAAATGGACTTTGATGATATGAAAAACTTCTGGTGGATGGATATGTATGCTTATGGACGTTATCCAAAATCAACGTTTGTTTATTTACAAAAGAAAGGAATTGCTCCACAGTTTGAAAATGAAGATGAGCAAATTTTAAAAGAAGCCGCTTCAAAAATTGACTTTATGGGAGTCAATTATTATCAAACAAGTGTATGTGAATATAATCCAATCAATGGAGTTACACCTTATGGAACATTTAATACCACAGGTGTGAAAGGTTCAGGTCAAGTTACAGGGCAACCAGGACTATTTAAAAATCCATCTAACCCTTACTTAAAAACAACAGACTGGGACTGGACCATCGATCCAATGGGATTACGTTATGGATTACGAGAAATTACAAGCCGTTACAACTTGCCAATTATTATTTCTGAAAATGGATTAGGTGCTTTCGATAAAAAAGAAGAGGATGGTTCAATTCATGATCCATATCGAATTGCCTTCTTAAAAGAACACATTGAAGAATTGAAAATTGCTATGGCAGAAGGATGTGAAGTCATCGCTTATTGTACATGGTCCTTTACTGACTTATTAAGTTGGTTAAATGGCTACCAAAAACGTTATGGTTTTGTCTATGTTGACCGAGAAGAAGAGGAAGAAGGAGCAACATTAAACCGCTACAAAAAGGATAGTTACTATTGGTATAAAGAAGTCATTGCTTCAAATGGAGAAAATTTATAA
- a CDS encoding arsenate reductase family protein, whose amino-acid sequence MNILIYPKCTTCKKAVKWLKDNNVEAEIRHIVEEPLSKEEIKQLHLKSGEPIKKFFNTSGMKYRELGLKDKLSTMSEEECYELLASDGMLVKRPLAFDNEKVTLGFKEAVYETSWKK is encoded by the coding sequence ATGAATATTTTAATTTATCCAAAATGTACAACATGTAAAAAAGCAGTAAAGTGGTTAAAAGATAACAATGTAGAGGCAGAAATCCGTCATATTGTAGAAGAACCATTATCTAAAGAAGAAATCAAACAATTACATCTAAAATCGGGAGAACCAATTAAAAAGTTCTTTAACACAAGTGGAATGAAATACCGTGAATTAGGCTTAAAAGATAAACTTTCAACTATGAGCGAAGAAGAGTGCTATGAACTATTAGCAAGCGATGGAATGCTAGTAAAACGTCCACTGGCATTCGATAACGAAAAAGTGACGCTAGGATTCAAAGAAGCGGTGTATGAAACATCATGGAAAAAATAA
- a CDS encoding aminopeptidase has product MRDPRLEKLAKTLLEYSNKVEAGQHVLIKGNILAKPLIKELIKHTYRIGAYPHTEILDDEIGRELSLGNTEERMEKVTGWNLEKYKDIDAFISVFADENDSEYSDVPTEIKVMQARVGRPVSNLIVNTKQWVLLNYPTPSLAQKAKMSLEQFEDFLLDVCLVDYSKMNEAMKNLKALMERTDKVHITGPGTDLTFSIKGLQAIPCAGDCNIPDGEVFTAPVRESVNGIIQYNTPSPYQGTVFNNVKLEFKDGKIINATADNDVERLNEIFNTDEGARYVGEFAIGVNPLIKHPMGDILFDEKIDGSLHFTPGQAYEGEADNGNRSAIHWDLVLIQREEYGGGSIYFDDVLIRENGRFVLPELECLNPENLI; this is encoded by the coding sequence ATGCGTGATCCAAGATTAGAAAAATTAGCTAAAACATTATTAGAGTATTCTAATAAAGTAGAAGCGGGACAACACGTCCTAATTAAAGGAAATATTTTAGCAAAACCATTAATTAAAGAATTAATTAAACATACATATCGTATTGGAGCCTATCCACATACAGAAATCTTAGATGATGAGATTGGTCGTGAATTATCTTTAGGGAATACAGAAGAAAGAATGGAGAAAGTAACTGGATGGAATCTTGAAAAATATAAAGATATTGATGCATTTATTTCCGTGTTTGCAGATGAAAATGATTCAGAATACAGTGATGTACCTACAGAAATTAAAGTTATGCAAGCAAGAGTCGGAAGACCAGTATCCAATTTGATTGTTAATACAAAACAATGGGTTTTATTAAATTATCCAACACCTTCTTTAGCGCAAAAAGCTAAAATGAGTTTGGAGCAATTTGAAGATTTTCTTTTAGATGTATGTCTAGTTGATTACTCAAAGATGAATGAAGCAATGAAGAATCTCAAGGCATTAATGGAAAGAACTGATAAAGTCCATATCACAGGACCAGGTACAGATTTAACTTTTTCAATTAAAGGATTACAAGCAATTCCTTGTGCAGGTGATTGTAATATTCCGGATGGAGAGGTATTTACCGCACCAGTGCGAGAAAGTGTAAATGGTATAATCCAATATAATACCCCAAGTCCATATCAAGGTACTGTCTTTAATAATGTAAAATTAGAGTTTAAAGATGGGAAAATCATAAACGCAACTGCAGATAATGATGTTGAACGATTGAACGAGATCTTTAATACGGATGAAGGGGCACGTTATGTTGGAGAATTTGCAATTGGTGTGAATCCTCTTATTAAACATCCAATGGGAGATATTTTGTTTGATGAAAAGATTGATGGAAGTTTACATTTCACTCCAGGTCAAGCATATGAGGGAGAAGCAGATAATGGAAATCGTTCAGCAATACATTGGGATTTAGTATTAATTCAAAGAGAAGAGTATGGTGGAGGATCAATCTACTTTGATGATGTTCTTATCAGGGAAAATGGTCGATTTGTTTTACCAGAGTTAGAATGCTTAAATCCTGAAAACTTAATTTAA
- a CDS encoding LCP family protein — translation MSKETINPNQEKVKQKKSKKKYGCLKGVLIFILVLLLLGGAVYGAAHMMLSRIDREELEDLNVSQEVLDLKKGMGVMNIALFGVDSRDDAYTNTRSDAMMVFSFNSKTNQAYLTSVVRDTFAYINEDHGFEKINHAYAYGGPTLAVQAINQNFDLDIQKYVTVNFNAVEYIINKLGGVEVDVQDYELQELNRVIAEMNVEVSGEEANLLEGTGLQTLNGRQAVAYMRIRKVGNGDYERMERQRRVITLVAQKAFSYNKVKLLGLMNDFLPYIQTNLTTNEIISLGTQLLLSGEREIEQVQLPQTELSYGEKLSDGLYYLVPTTLEENVIEWHDKVYGTDRYTPTSGVMNINQKIINYTGLY, via the coding sequence ATGAGTAAGGAAACTATAAATCCTAATCAAGAAAAGGTTAAACAAAAGAAAAGTAAGAAAAAATATGGTTGTTTAAAGGGTGTTTTAATTTTTATATTAGTTTTATTACTTTTAGGTGGGGCTGTTTATGGGGCTGCGCACATGATGTTATCTCGAATCGATCGTGAAGAGTTAGAAGATTTAAATGTTTCTCAAGAAGTTTTAGATTTGAAAAAGGGAATGGGTGTCATGAATATTGCTTTATTTGGAGTAGATTCACGTGATGATGCTTACACAAATACTCGTTCTGATGCGATGATGGTCTTCTCATTCAATAGCAAGACAAATCAAGCTTATCTAACATCAGTTGTTCGTGATACATTTGCTTATATTAATGAAGATCACGGGTTTGAGAAAATTAATCATGCGTATGCTTATGGTGGACCAACACTCGCTGTTCAAGCTATTAACCAAAACTTTGATTTAGACATTCAAAAATATGTTACTGTAAACTTTAACGCAGTTGAATATATTATTAATAAACTTGGTGGGGTCGAAGTCGATGTACAAGATTATGAACTTCAAGAGTTAAATCGTGTCATTGCTGAGATGAATGTCGAAGTTAGTGGTGAAGAAGCAAACTTACTTGAAGGTACAGGGTTACAAACATTAAATGGTCGTCAAGCGGTCGCTTATATGCGTATTCGTAAAGTAGGAAACGGGGACTATGAACGTATGGAACGTCAACGTCGAGTGATTACATTAGTCGCACAAAAAGCCTTCTCGTACAATAAGGTCAAATTACTTGGATTAATGAATGATTTCTTACCTTATATTCAAACAAATTTAACAACAAATGAAATTATTTCGCTTGGAACTCAACTATTATTAAGTGGAGAGCGTGAAATCGAACAAGTTCAGTTACCACAAACAGAATTAAGTTATGGAGAAAAGTTAAGTGATGGACTATACTACTTAGTACCAACGACATTAGAGGAAAATGTAATTGAGTGGCACGATAAAGTTTATGGAACTGATCGCTATACCCCAACCAGTGGTGTGATGAATATTAATCAAAAAATTATTAATTATACTGGATTGTATTAA